Proteins co-encoded in one Arachis hypogaea cultivar Tifrunner chromosome 13, arahy.Tifrunner.gnm2.J5K5, whole genome shotgun sequence genomic window:
- the LOC112792580 gene encoding U-box domain-containing protein 45 isoform X2 codes for MCKALSLIYCKILSVFPSLEAARPRSKSGIQALCSLHMAIEKTKNILQHCTECSKLYLAITADSILLKFERAKCSLKDGLKRVEDIVPQSIGCQIQEIVNELASVSFALDPSEKKIGDDLIALLQQGRKFNDSNDSNELESFHQAASRLGITSSRAALAERRALKKVIERARAEEDKRKESIVAYLLHLMKKYSKLFRNEFSDDNDSQGSAPCSPTVQGSIEDGVPGVHCQAFDRQFSKLGSFCFKPNDMKSEHMPLPPEELRCPISLQLMYDPVIIASGQTYERLCIEKWFSDGHSTCPKTQQKLTHLCLTPNYCVKGLVASWCEQNGVNIPEGPPESLDLNYWRLAFNESESTNSRSANSVSSCKLKGIKVVPLEERGTFEEIGGNRAESVSTQEEDIAQYSSLLEILTEANSLKRKCKVVERLRLLLKDDEEARIFMGANGFVEVLLRFLQSAVREGNLMAQEHGAMALFNLAVNNDRNKEIMLAAGVLSLLEEMVSNTPSYGCATALYVNLSSLEEAKRLIGMSQAVQFLIELLQADTDIQCKQDSLRALYNLSTVTSNIPYLLSSGIVGGLQILLVDQGDCSWIEKCIAILINLASSQDGMEEILSTPGIIGALASILDTGELLEQEQAVSCLLLLCNRSEKCCEMVLQEGVIPALVSISVNGNPRGRDKAQKLLMLFREQRQRDHPPVQADAHHCPPETNDLSMPPSEMKPQCKSMSRSKTGKAFSFFWKSKSFSVYQC; via the exons ATGTGCAAGGCGCTTTCTCTGATATATTGCAAAATATTGTCCGTATTTCCTTCCTTGGAAGCAGCTCGGCCTAGGAGCAAATCTGGAATTCAAGCATTATGTTCTCTGCACATGGCCATAGAGAAGACTAAAAACATTCTTCAGCATTGCACAGAATGTAGTAAACTTTACCTG GCTATTACTGCAGATTCTATTCTTCTAAAATTTGAGAGGGCTAAATGTTCTCTCAAAGATGGTCTTAAACGGGTGGAAGATATTGTTCCACAATCTATTGGGTGTCAG ATTCAGGAGATTGTCAATGAACTTGCAAGTGTGTCATTTGCACTTGATCCATCAGAGAAGAAAATTGGTGATGATTTAATTGCATTGCTTCAGCAGGGAAGAAAGTTTAATGACTCTAATGACAGCAATGAACTTGAATCTTTTCATCAGGCTGCTAGCAGGCTTGGAATTACATCTTCTAGAGCAGCTCTTGCTGAAAGAAGAGCTCTCAAGAAGGTCATAGAAAGGGCTCGGGCAGAGGAAGACAAGCGGAAGGAATCAATTGTTGCTTATCTTTTGCATCTTATGAAGAAATACTCAAAATTATTTAGAAATGAGTTCTCAGATGACAATGATTCTCAGGGTTCTGCACCTTGTTCTCCCACTGTTCAGGGATCCATTGAGGATGGTGTTCCCGGTGTTCATTGTCAGGCCTTTGACAGACAGTTTTCTAAACTTGGTTCCTTTTGTTTTAAGCCAAATGATATGAAATCAGAGCACATGCCCCTTCCCCCTGAAGAGCTAAGGTGCCCAATATCTTTGCAACTTATGTACGATCCTGTAATCATTGCTTCTGGGCAAACTTACGAAAGGTTATGTATAGAAAAATGGTTTAGTGATGGCCACAGCACTTGCCCAAAGACCCAACAGAAGCTCACACATCTCTGTTTGACTCCTAATTACTGTGTGAAAGGTCTTGTTGCTAGTTGGTGTGAACAGAATGGAGTTAATATTCCCGAAGGCCCTCCTGAATCTCTTGATCTTAATTACTGGAGATTGGCATTCAATGAGTCTGAATCCACAAATTCAAGATCTGCAAACAGTGTCAGCTCTTGCAAGTTGAAGGGTATTAAAGTGGTTCCATTAGAAGAAAGGGGTACCTTTGAGGAAATTGGGGGAAATAGGGCTGAAAGTGTGTCTACACAAGAGGAAGATATTGCGCAGTACTCAAGCCTTCTGGAAATCTTGACTGAGGCTAATAGTTTGAAGAGGAAATGTAAAGTGGTTGAACGATTAAGGCTGTTGCtgaaggatgatgaagaagcaAGGATTTTTATGGGGGCTAATGGCTTCGTTGAAGTACTTTTGCGGTTTTTACAATCAGCTGTGCGTGAAGGAAATTTGATGGCTCAGGAGCATGGAGCAATGGCTCTTTTCAACCTGGCTGTAAATAATGACAG AAATAAGGAAATCATGTTGGCGGCAGGAGTATTATCATTGTTGGAGGAAATGGTTTCAAATACTCCTTCGTATGGTTGTGCAACTGCCTTATACGTGAATCTATCTTCCCTTGAAGAGGCCAAGCGTTTGATTGGTATGAGTCAGGCTGTTCAGTTCTTAATCGAGCTTCTTCAAGCTGACACTGATATTCAATGCAAGCAGGATTCTCTCCGTGCTCTCTATAATCTTTCCACTGTAACCTCCAACATTCCTTACCTCCTTTCATCCGGCATCGTTGGCGGCCTACAAATTCTTCTTGTGGACCAGGGCGATTGTAGTTGGATAGAAAAATGTATAGCTATTTTGATAAATTTGGCTTCTTCCCAAGATGGGATGGAGGAAATTTTATCGACTCCAGGAATTATAGGCGCATTGGCTTCAATATTGGACACAGGCGAGCTCCTAGAGCAGGAGCAAGCTGTCTCTTGCCTCCTGCTTCTATGCAATAGAAGTGAGAAATGTTGTGAGATGGTGCTACAAGAAGGTGTCATCCCTGCATTGGTTTCAATATCAGTGAATGGAAATCCAAGAGGGAGAGATAAAGCTCAGAAACTCCTGATGCTGTTTCGAGAGCAGCGGCAACGAGACCATCCGCCAGTGCAAGCTGACGCACATCATTGCCCTCCTGAAACTAACGATTTGTCAATGCCGCCTTCTGAAATGAAGCCGCAATGCAAGTCAATGTCTAGAAGTAAGACAGGGAAAGCTTTTAGCTTTTTCTGGAAAAGCAAGAGCTTTTCTGTCTACCAGTGTTAA
- the LOC112792580 gene encoding U-box domain-containing protein 6 isoform X1 — MDVAEYEEKQFSASDAKLHGQMCKALSLIYCKILSVFPSLEAARPRSKSGIQALCSLHMAIEKTKNILQHCTECSKLYLAITADSILLKFERAKCSLKDGLKRVEDIVPQSIGCQIQEIVNELASVSFALDPSEKKIGDDLIALLQQGRKFNDSNDSNELESFHQAASRLGITSSRAALAERRALKKVIERARAEEDKRKESIVAYLLHLMKKYSKLFRNEFSDDNDSQGSAPCSPTVQGSIEDGVPGVHCQAFDRQFSKLGSFCFKPNDMKSEHMPLPPEELRCPISLQLMYDPVIIASGQTYERLCIEKWFSDGHSTCPKTQQKLTHLCLTPNYCVKGLVASWCEQNGVNIPEGPPESLDLNYWRLAFNESESTNSRSANSVSSCKLKGIKVVPLEERGTFEEIGGNRAESVSTQEEDIAQYSSLLEILTEANSLKRKCKVVERLRLLLKDDEEARIFMGANGFVEVLLRFLQSAVREGNLMAQEHGAMALFNLAVNNDRNKEIMLAAGVLSLLEEMVSNTPSYGCATALYVNLSSLEEAKRLIGMSQAVQFLIELLQADTDIQCKQDSLRALYNLSTVTSNIPYLLSSGIVGGLQILLVDQGDCSWIEKCIAILINLASSQDGMEEILSTPGIIGALASILDTGELLEQEQAVSCLLLLCNRSEKCCEMVLQEGVIPALVSISVNGNPRGRDKAQKLLMLFREQRQRDHPPVQADAHHCPPETNDLSMPPSEMKPQCKSMSRSKTGKAFSFFWKSKSFSVYQC, encoded by the exons ATGGATGTAGCTGAGTATGAGGAAAAACAGTTTTCAGCAAGTGATGCCAAG TTACATGGACAGATGTGCAAGGCGCTTTCTCTGATATATTGCAAAATATTGTCCGTATTTCCTTCCTTGGAAGCAGCTCGGCCTAGGAGCAAATCTGGAATTCAAGCATTATGTTCTCTGCACATGGCCATAGAGAAGACTAAAAACATTCTTCAGCATTGCACAGAATGTAGTAAACTTTACCTG GCTATTACTGCAGATTCTATTCTTCTAAAATTTGAGAGGGCTAAATGTTCTCTCAAAGATGGTCTTAAACGGGTGGAAGATATTGTTCCACAATCTATTGGGTGTCAG ATTCAGGAGATTGTCAATGAACTTGCAAGTGTGTCATTTGCACTTGATCCATCAGAGAAGAAAATTGGTGATGATTTAATTGCATTGCTTCAGCAGGGAAGAAAGTTTAATGACTCTAATGACAGCAATGAACTTGAATCTTTTCATCAGGCTGCTAGCAGGCTTGGAATTACATCTTCTAGAGCAGCTCTTGCTGAAAGAAGAGCTCTCAAGAAGGTCATAGAAAGGGCTCGGGCAGAGGAAGACAAGCGGAAGGAATCAATTGTTGCTTATCTTTTGCATCTTATGAAGAAATACTCAAAATTATTTAGAAATGAGTTCTCAGATGACAATGATTCTCAGGGTTCTGCACCTTGTTCTCCCACTGTTCAGGGATCCATTGAGGATGGTGTTCCCGGTGTTCATTGTCAGGCCTTTGACAGACAGTTTTCTAAACTTGGTTCCTTTTGTTTTAAGCCAAATGATATGAAATCAGAGCACATGCCCCTTCCCCCTGAAGAGCTAAGGTGCCCAATATCTTTGCAACTTATGTACGATCCTGTAATCATTGCTTCTGGGCAAACTTACGAAAGGTTATGTATAGAAAAATGGTTTAGTGATGGCCACAGCACTTGCCCAAAGACCCAACAGAAGCTCACACATCTCTGTTTGACTCCTAATTACTGTGTGAAAGGTCTTGTTGCTAGTTGGTGTGAACAGAATGGAGTTAATATTCCCGAAGGCCCTCCTGAATCTCTTGATCTTAATTACTGGAGATTGGCATTCAATGAGTCTGAATCCACAAATTCAAGATCTGCAAACAGTGTCAGCTCTTGCAAGTTGAAGGGTATTAAAGTGGTTCCATTAGAAGAAAGGGGTACCTTTGAGGAAATTGGGGGAAATAGGGCTGAAAGTGTGTCTACACAAGAGGAAGATATTGCGCAGTACTCAAGCCTTCTGGAAATCTTGACTGAGGCTAATAGTTTGAAGAGGAAATGTAAAGTGGTTGAACGATTAAGGCTGTTGCtgaaggatgatgaagaagcaAGGATTTTTATGGGGGCTAATGGCTTCGTTGAAGTACTTTTGCGGTTTTTACAATCAGCTGTGCGTGAAGGAAATTTGATGGCTCAGGAGCATGGAGCAATGGCTCTTTTCAACCTGGCTGTAAATAATGACAG AAATAAGGAAATCATGTTGGCGGCAGGAGTATTATCATTGTTGGAGGAAATGGTTTCAAATACTCCTTCGTATGGTTGTGCAACTGCCTTATACGTGAATCTATCTTCCCTTGAAGAGGCCAAGCGTTTGATTGGTATGAGTCAGGCTGTTCAGTTCTTAATCGAGCTTCTTCAAGCTGACACTGATATTCAATGCAAGCAGGATTCTCTCCGTGCTCTCTATAATCTTTCCACTGTAACCTCCAACATTCCTTACCTCCTTTCATCCGGCATCGTTGGCGGCCTACAAATTCTTCTTGTGGACCAGGGCGATTGTAGTTGGATAGAAAAATGTATAGCTATTTTGATAAATTTGGCTTCTTCCCAAGATGGGATGGAGGAAATTTTATCGACTCCAGGAATTATAGGCGCATTGGCTTCAATATTGGACACAGGCGAGCTCCTAGAGCAGGAGCAAGCTGTCTCTTGCCTCCTGCTTCTATGCAATAGAAGTGAGAAATGTTGTGAGATGGTGCTACAAGAAGGTGTCATCCCTGCATTGGTTTCAATATCAGTGAATGGAAATCCAAGAGGGAGAGATAAAGCTCAGAAACTCCTGATGCTGTTTCGAGAGCAGCGGCAACGAGACCATCCGCCAGTGCAAGCTGACGCACATCATTGCCCTCCTGAAACTAACGATTTGTCAATGCCGCCTTCTGAAATGAAGCCGCAATGCAAGTCAATGTCTAGAAGTAAGACAGGGAAAGCTTTTAGCTTTTTCTGGAAAAGCAAGAGCTTTTCTGTCTACCAGTGTTAA